The window AAGGAGTGACAAAAGCAGGCAAAAATCCAGCCAGGCCCAGTAACAAGAAAAGCAGACCCAGGCTCAGAGCTGTATAACGAATTGCTGAAGCTGAAGAAGTTGATGTTTGCATGGCAGTATTTTGGTTCTTAAAGATTCTTGGTACGGACTAAATAAAGGTTTTGACGGGTCTTAAGGAAACCCAGACAGCCGATCCCTCATCACTGGAGTTCCTATCGAATCAGGTGGAGGACATCTCGCAGAACGCTGTAACCACCTAAATCCCAAAGCAGATATGCCACAAAACCGATCATGGCCAAACGACCATTCCATAACTCCTGCTGTGGGTTCCAGCCAAAGATCCAAGCATTGCGATCGGCACCGTTGTAAGCGGGGGCAACGGTAGGGACTTGAGCCGTATTGATGGTTGAAGTTTTCATGGTGAATCGTTCTCAAGGATGCTGTTTCGATTTCATGTTATCGAGTGGCTCTGCTGGGATGTTCTGCCATTAGGATTGGCTTTTATCTATATCTAAAGATTGGATAAGCAACACTCAGGTGGGGTAACCTCTCGTAAAAGGTAGAGGATGCACAGCCCCATGAACAGGAAGCCTAGGTGGGCTGGATAGGTGCTGGGCATAGTGTAATACCAATTCTTGAAAATAGAGCTACAGATGCTATAAAGCTGGTGTGGAGTTTAAGCAATCGATATGGCAGGGGTATACCAGCTAGAGATTAGCGAGAGTGAAGTACAACTTAAACAACTGCTGAGACAGCAGAAAACAGCCTCTGCTAAAGAACGGGTGCAATTGCTGTACTTGCTCAAGAGTGAACAAGCCGAAACGGTACAGGCAGCAGCCGAATTGCTCGGTCGCCATCGAGTCACGGCCCAAGAGTGGTTGCGACGCTACCGAGAGGGTGGGTTGGCGGGGATG is drawn from Trichocoleus desertorum ATA4-8-CV12 and contains these coding sequences:
- a CDS encoding high light inducible protein; protein product: MKTSTINTAQVPTVAPAYNGADRNAWIFGWNPQQELWNGRLAMIGFVAYLLWDLGGYSVLRDVLHLIR